A part of Methanobrevibacter oralis genomic DNA contains:
- a CDS encoding ABC transporter ATP-binding protein, with protein sequence MELKGNNISYKYHSSKKYVLKDVNIHIPSDKIVGLVGDSGSGKSTLCKILSNYIHKFEGEVTIDNKTLPKTGYCPVQLIFQHPEKVMNPKWKMHQILEESWNVNENLLDEFGIQKQWITRWPNELSGGELQRFSILRSLNPKTKFLIADEMTTMLDAVTQVQIVESVLKIVKQKNIGFLFVSHDIDLLSTVCDDIIYLKDINGV encoded by the coding sequence ATGGAACTTAAAGGAAACAACATTTCATATAAATACCATTCGTCTAAAAAGTATGTATTAAAAGATGTTAACATACACATCCCAAGCGATAAAATAGTTGGATTAGTTGGAGATAGTGGTAGTGGTAAATCAACATTATGTAAAATCTTATCAAATTACATTCATAAGTTTGAAGGTGAAGTCACTATTGACAATAAAACATTGCCAAAAACTGGATATTGTCCTGTACAACTCATTTTTCAACATCCAGAAAAGGTAATGAATCCAAAATGGAAAATGCATCAAATTTTAGAAGAATCCTGGAATGTAAATGAAAATTTATTAGATGAATTCGGTATTCAAAAACAATGGATAACTAGATGGCCTAATGAGTTATCTGGTGGAGAACTCCAAAGATTCTCTATTTTAAGATCACTAAATCCAAAAACCAAGTTTTTAATAGCTGATGAAATGACAACAATGCTTGATGCTGTAACTCAAGTACAAATCGTTGAATCTGTTTTAAAAATAGTTAAACAAAAAAATATCGGATTTTTATTTGTAAGTCACGATATTGATTTATTAAGCACTGTCTGTGATGACATAATTTATTTAAAAGATATTAATGGTGTTTAA
- a CDS encoding ABC transporter ATP-binding protein, whose translation MDKLLDVKNVSISFIQYIQGLHQRDLKVISDLTLDMSEGEILAVLGSSGSGKSLLAHAILGILPENANLNGEILYKGQKLSQKDKEKVRGEEIALIPQSVNFLDPLMKISEQAIGEYESDDDKKAKLAKQREIFEKYGLGKEVDDMYPFQLSGGMARRVLVSTALLSDPKLVIADEPTPGLDQKSVQETLNYLKNLAEDNVGVLLITHDINAALKVADRIGIFYSGFVIEIAKAEDFLGDGENLLHPYTKALHDALPKYGFKLTEGHQPLHGEIPEGCPYYDRCENSLEKCKAKRPPLIDLGDKKVRCFLYEGDD comes from the coding sequence ATGGATAAATTATTAGATGTTAAAAATGTTTCTATTTCATTTATACAATACATACAAGGATTGCATCAAAGAGATTTAAAAGTTATTAGTGATTTAACTTTAGACATGTCCGAAGGTGAAATTTTAGCAGTATTAGGTTCAAGTGGATCTGGAAAAAGTTTACTTGCACATGCAATATTAGGAATTCTACCAGAAAATGCTAATTTAAATGGTGAAATTTTATATAAAGGACAAAAATTAAGCCAAAAAGACAAAGAAAAAGTTAGAGGCGAAGAAATTGCTTTAATTCCACAATCAGTTAATTTTCTTGATCCATTAATGAAAATTTCCGAACAAGCTATCGGTGAATACGAAAGTGATGATGATAAAAAAGCAAAATTAGCTAAACAAAGAGAAATTTTTGAAAAATATGGTTTAGGAAAAGAAGTTGACGATATGTACCCATTCCAATTATCAGGAGGGATGGCAAGAAGAGTCCTTGTATCAACAGCACTTCTTTCAGACCCTAAATTAGTAATAGCTGATGAACCAACACCTGGTCTTGATCAAAAATCGGTTCAAGAAACACTGAACTATTTAAAAAACCTGGCAGAAGATAATGTAGGAGTTTTATTAATTACACATGATATTAATGCTGCATTAAAAGTTGCTGATAGAATTGGAATATTCTACTCAGGTTTTGTAATTGAAATAGCTAAAGCTGAAGACTTCTTAGGTGATGGTGAAAATTTACTTCACCCATATACAAAAGCATTACATGATGCATTACCAAAATATGGATTTAAATTAACAGAAGGTCATCAACCATTACATGGAGAAATTCCAGAAGGTTGTCCATATTATGATAGGTGTGAAAATTCACTTGAAAAATGTAAAGCTAAACGTCCTCCATTAATCGACCTTGGAGATAAAAAAGTCAGGTGTTTTTTGTACGAAGGAGATGACTAA
- a CDS encoding ABC transporter permease, with amino-acid sequence MNSPIKKLNLRTKTLLAIVITVFILVLVVIWAFLINSSEITTNFSMMNQGPSLEHIFGTDWMGRDMFTRTIKGLGLSIQIGAGASILSTIIAVILGLLSSFNKHIDTFVAWLVDLFLSVPHILLIILISIGLGGGAFGVIMGVAFTHWTSLTRVLRAEIKQIQTSDYIKLSKNLGKSKFWIARKQIFPLVFTQIIVGTILIFPHAIMHEASVTFLGFGLSPHEPAIGIILSESMKYLATGNWWLALFPGLSLLIIVLLFDIAGENVKRLLDPTTANE; translated from the coding sequence ATGAATAGCCCAATCAAAAAATTAAATTTAAGGACAAAAACTTTATTAGCTATTGTAATTACTGTCTTTATATTAGTACTTGTAGTTATTTGGGCCTTTTTAATTAATTCTTCGGAAATTACAACTAACTTTAGCATGATGAATCAGGGACCAAGTTTAGAACATATTTTCGGAACAGATTGGATGGGAAGAGATATGTTTACTAGAACCATTAAAGGTCTTGGTTTAAGTATCCAAATTGGTGCTGGAGCATCTATTTTAAGTACAATAATTGCTGTAATTCTTGGATTATTATCAAGCTTTAATAAACACATAGACACCTTTGTAGCATGGTTAGTGGATTTATTTTTATCAGTACCCCACATACTATTAATTATTCTTATTTCAATTGGATTAGGTGGAGGTGCATTTGGTGTTATAATGGGTGTTGCATTTACTCATTGGACTTCCCTTACAAGAGTTTTAAGAGCTGAAATTAAACAAATTCAAACTTCTGATTATATTAAATTATCTAAAAATCTTGGTAAATCTAAATTCTGGATTGCAAGAAAACAAATATTCCCATTAGTATTTACACAAATTATCGTTGGAACAATATTAATTTTCCCACATGCAATTATGCACGAAGCAAGTGTAACATTCTTAGGTTTCGGTCTATCACCTCATGAACCTGCTATTGGAATTATCTTATCTGAATCAATGAAATATCTTGCAACTGGTAACTGGTGGTTAGCTTTATTCCCAGGTTTATCTTTATTAATAATAGTATTATTATTTGATATTGCTGGAGAAAATGTTAAAAGATTACTTGATCCTACAACTGCAAATGAATAG
- a CDS encoding ABC transporter permease, which translates to MVNYEKIAKFLGFKLIRFIILIMALILISFLLIDMSPINPVKAYISNFVASPEQIATFEAYWGVNEPITTKFANWIGNIIQGNLGTSLIYRIPVIDVIKEKFIASLALMLVSWTLSGLMGFILGVIAGFKKDTIIDKAIKVYCYILQSAPTFWIALLVLMVFSIYLGWFPSGLGVPIGAVSNDVTFWDWLHRLILPAFTLSIVGVAQITLYTRDKLIGVMSSDYFLFAKARGEKSWSLIKRHGIRNILLPAITLQFLSFSELFGGAVLVEQIFTYPGIGQAAVSAGLKSDVPLLLGIVLFSAIFVYVGNLIADLIYNFVDPRIREGKDNE; encoded by the coding sequence ATGGTAAATTATGAGAAAATAGCCAAATTTTTAGGATTTAAACTTATCAGATTTATTATTTTAATAATGGCACTTATTTTAATTAGTTTTTTACTAATTGACATGTCTCCTATTAACCCTGTAAAAGCATATATAAGTAATTTTGTAGCATCTCCTGAACAAATAGCTACTTTTGAAGCATATTGGGGAGTTAATGAACCAATCACTACCAAATTTGCAAATTGGATTGGTAATATAATTCAAGGAAATTTGGGAACATCATTAATATACAGAATTCCAGTAATTGATGTAATTAAAGAAAAATTTATAGCATCACTTGCTTTAATGTTAGTTTCATGGACTCTTTCAGGGTTAATGGGTTTTATATTAGGAGTTATAGCAGGATTTAAAAAAGATACTATTATAGATAAAGCTATAAAAGTTTACTGTTACATTTTACAATCCGCACCTACATTTTGGATTGCACTGCTTGTTTTAATGGTATTCAGTATCTATCTTGGATGGTTCCCTAGTGGTTTAGGTGTTCCAATTGGAGCTGTAAGTAATGATGTTACATTTTGGGATTGGTTACATCGTTTAATATTGCCTGCATTTACATTAAGTATTGTTGGAGTGGCTCAAATTACGTTATATACAAGAGATAAATTAATTGGAGTTATGTCTAGTGACTATTTCTTATTTGCAAAAGCAAGAGGAGAAAAAAGTTGGAGTCTCATTAAAAGACATGGGATTAGAAATATTTTATTACCAGCTATTACATTGCAATTTTTAAGTTTCAGTGAATTATTTGGTGGAGCTGTTCTTGTTGAACAAATATTCACATACCCTGGAATTGGACAAGCTGCAGTTTCTGCAGGACTTAAAAGTGATGTTCCATTATTACTAGGAATTGTGCTTTTCAGTGCAATATTCGTTTATGTAGGTAATTTAATTGCTGATTTGATATATAATTTCGTTGACCCAAGAATTAGGGAAGGTAAAGACAATGAATAG
- a CDS encoding ABC transporter substrate-binding protein — MDKKYIIGILIAIVIIIAGSAVFFGGQTHVERADDELVVAAYSHGGEPKTGFDPILGWNYLAEPLIQSTLLKTTKDLDYRNDLATGYTISDDLKKYTVNIRDDVNFTDGTPLTAEDVVFTYKTYKETGAGSHDLGNMKEVKAINDTAVEFTLNDSDSTFINKLTCIGIVPSDSYNNETYGSNPVGSGPFKFVQWDKGQQLILEKNPDYYGKQPEFNKLTILFAQNDAAFNAAKNGECDIAAVPLSYAKENISGMKMFLLDTIDVRGMSLPVLNDTGEKTEDGNPIGNNVTSDIAVRKALNYGINRTLLCEGALNGFGVPNYDGVAHQLPWANKETVIEDGDIELANKTLDDAGWKDSDGDGIREKNGTKASLGIYYSSDASERQAIAVSVSEQAKEMGIEINATGCSWDEIDKVKNSQLVVWGFGSSDPSTMKGEYYGPFAGQGYNNPGFTNISAVDEHIDNAMKMPYNDSFSEWSKVSWDGNTGIGPKGEATWLWAGEIKYGYFVDDSLDISEDTALLQPHGGDIFSNIYDWHRVSSIEDK; from the coding sequence ATGGATAAAAAATATATTATAGGAATACTCATTGCAATAGTAATTATTATTGCTGGAAGTGCTGTTTTCTTTGGAGGACAGACTCATGTAGAAAGAGCTGATGATGAACTAGTAGTTGCAGCTTACAGTCACGGAGGAGAACCAAAAACTGGTTTTGATCCAATTTTAGGTTGGAACTATTTAGCTGAACCGTTGATTCAAAGTACTTTATTAAAAACAACTAAAGACCTTGACTATAGAAATGATTTAGCAACTGGATATACAATTAGTGACGATTTGAAAAAATATACTGTAAATATCCGTGATGATGTTAATTTCACCGATGGTACTCCATTAACTGCTGAAGATGTTGTATTTACATACAAAACATATAAAGAAACTGGTGCCGGAAGCCACGATTTAGGAAATATGAAAGAAGTAAAAGCTATTAATGACACCGCAGTAGAGTTTACATTAAATGATTCTGATTCAACATTTATAAACAAATTAACTTGTATTGGTATTGTTCCATCTGATTCATATAATAATGAAACCTACGGAAGCAATCCTGTGGGATCTGGACCATTTAAATTTGTACAATGGGACAAAGGTCAACAACTAATCTTAGAGAAAAACCCTGATTACTACGGAAAACAACCTGAATTTAATAAATTAACAATACTCTTTGCTCAAAATGATGCTGCATTTAATGCCGCTAAAAATGGTGAATGTGACATTGCTGCTGTACCATTAAGCTATGCTAAAGAAAATATTAGTGGAATGAAGATGTTCTTATTAGATACCATTGATGTAAGAGGTATGTCCTTACCAGTTTTAAACGATACTGGTGAAAAAACTGAAGATGGAAATCCAATTGGTAACAATGTCACTAGTGATATTGCAGTAAGAAAAGCATTAAACTATGGAATTAACAGAACATTATTATGTGAAGGAGCATTAAATGGATTTGGTGTTCCAAACTATGATGGAGTTGCTCATCAATTACCTTGGGCAAATAAAGAAACCGTAATTGAGGATGGTGATATTGAATTAGCAAACAAAACCTTAGATGATGCTGGATGGAAAGATAGTGATGGTGATGGAATCCGTGAGAAAAATGGAACTAAAGCATCTCTCGGAATTTACTATTCATCTGATGCTTCTGAAAGACAAGCTATTGCAGTTTCAGTATCCGAACAAGCAAAAGAAATGGGTATTGAAATAAACGCAACTGGATGCAGTTGGGATGAAATTGACAAAGTTAAAAATTCTCAATTAGTTGTATGGGGATTCGGTAGTAGTGATCCATCAACTATGAAAGGTGAATACTACGGTCCATTTGCTGGCCAAGGTTATAATAACCCTGGATTTACCAACATCAGTGCTGTTGATGAACACATAGATAATGCTATGAAAATGCCTTACAATGATTCTTTTTCCGAATGGTCTAAAGTTTCTTGGGACGGTAATACTGGTATCGGACCAAAAGGTGAAGCTACTTGGTTATGGGCTGGAGAAATCAAATATGGTTACTTTGTTGATGACAGTTTAGATATCTCTGAAGATACTGCATTACTACAACCACATGGTGGAGACATCTTTAGTAACATCTACGATTGGCATCGTGTTTCTTCAATTGAAGACAAATAA
- a CDS encoding YeiH family protein produces MSVNISNIFLQSLAAILFPILGRILGFSTVNGDAFGIFAGTAINDTSSVTAAAATWDNMWGLGSSTLDKAVTVKLTRTLAIIPIALILSLLTAKQNKNTSNNSFNLKSTFPIFILYFIIASIITTITINFGVSPDLFMPLKELSKFFIIMAMVAIGLNSNLIKMIKNGGKAILLGATCWTAITVVSLILQNFMNIW; encoded by the coding sequence ATCTCAGTCAATATCAGTAATATTTTTCTTCAATCTCTTGCAGCTATTTTATTTCCAATTTTAGGGAGAATATTAGGATTTTCTACAGTTAATGGAGATGCTTTTGGTATCTTTGCAGGAACTGCAATCAATGATACATCATCTGTTACAGCAGCAGCTGCTACATGGGACAATATGTGGGGACTTGGAAGTTCAACACTTGATAAAGCAGTAACAGTTAAATTAACAAGAACTCTCGCCATAATTCCTATTGCTTTGATTTTATCATTACTTACTGCAAAACAAAACAAGAATACAAGCAATAATTCATTTAATTTAAAAAGTACATTTCCAATATTCATATTGTATTTTATAATAGCATCAATTATAACTACAATAACCATTAATTTTGGAGTTAGTCCTGATTTATTTATGCCTTTAAAAGAACTAAGTAAATTTTTCATTATTATGGCTATGGTGGCAATTGGTTTAAACAGTAATCTCATTAAAATGATTAAAAATGGTGGAAAAGCAATATTACTTGGAGCAACCTGTTGGACTGCAATTACTGTTGTTAGCTTAATATTACAAAATTTTATGAATATATGGTAA
- a CDS encoding YeiH family protein, whose amino-acid sequence MEKIKNNLNGVLICFIIAVPCLFLGNLFPIIGGPVIGLLIGMIISLIWIDKKNSSNGINFTSKYILQTAVVLLGFGLNLNVIFKTGIQSLPIIIATILTALIVAYIMMKLLNMERKTSILIGVGSSICGGSAIAATAPIINAKDEEISQSISVIFFFNLLQLFYFQF is encoded by the coding sequence ATGGAAAAAATTAAAAATAATTTAAATGGAGTATTAATTTGTTTTATTATTGCTGTTCCTTGTTTGTTTTTAGGTAATCTTTTTCCCATCATCGGAGGACCAGTTATTGGTCTATTAATAGGTATGATCATATCTTTAATATGGATTGATAAAAAAAATTCAAGTAATGGAATTAATTTTACATCAAAATATATTCTACAAACAGCAGTTGTCTTATTAGGATTTGGATTAAACCTAAACGTAATTTTTAAAACAGGTATTCAATCCCTTCCAATTATTATTGCTACTATTTTAACAGCTCTGATTGTAGCATATATTATGATGAAATTATTAAATATGGAAAGAAAAACTTCTATATTGATTGGTGTTGGATCTTCAATTTGTGGAGGTTCTGCAATAGCTGCAACTGCTCCAATTATTAATGCAAAAGATGAAGAAATATCTCAGTCAATATCAGTAATATTTTTCTTCAATCTCTTGCAGCTATTTTATTTCCAATTTTAG